From the Cryptococcus neoformans var. neoformans JEC21 chromosome 6 sequence genome, the window ATCTACTCTTGAAGGCGTAAAGGCAGGTGCGCATCACAAACCCTCTTCCTATTCGAACAGACTTAAGCTAATATTGAATCTAGATGCTGTATTTAGTTACCAGTTACCTTTCAATTTGGTTGCTGTGATCATAATGTGGCCGATGAGATACGTTCTCAACGCGAGGTGGTAAGTAACTGACTTCTTTTTCGCTACTAGCTAAACATTTTCCCATTAGGTTTCATAAGGTCAATGGTGAGTGGTAGAAATTTCGATAATGCTTCAGCTGATCCATCGCCAGTTTTCATGATCAGGGTGACGAGCGTACATATATTGCTCTTGATAGCCCTGTACGAAAGGCAGTCATATCAGGATCAAGGTCTGATGGAGCAGCTTGGGGACTTCGCGGAAAGATATGTTGGGAGTCTTCCTAGACGTCTCAAGGCGGCAGGTGATTCTTATCATTATCCATCTTGTGTACTAGCAATACTTATATCATTTGTTCTAATCTAGCTGGTTTCGACAATTTTGCTTCGAGAAGCGATATTGCGGCAGTGTTTGAGATCGAAAGGGAGGTAGGGGCCTTCTATGCTGGATGGGACgatgaagtggatgagTCAGAGATCATTTTACCCCCTGCCTTCGATGGCGATCCCCCGTCAATGAACAATGACGACGAAAGACCCGGTCAAGACATAACTGCCTTTGATTCCGCCACTGCTCCCTCGAAAAAACATTCTTCACCTCCATCACCCGCATCTCCTTTGACGGCGTCCCCGTCGCGCCTTGAACATCAGTTGGAAAACCCTCACGCTCGACGTAACTCTATGCCATCATCACATCGGTCATACATCCAAAATCCCTATCAAGTCCCTATACGTCGACGAAATAGTTCTATCCACGGCCCTAGTCCTTTGGCCCAGCTTTTTGTTCGAGGCTCGGAATCTGATGCTttgagggggaggagggcgtcGATGGCTGGAGCCATAGGCGCAGGTCCCGCGCTTGCTGCGCCCCCTGTGTTCggtccatcttccaaacctAGACGGAGTCATTTTAGGTCGGAATCATTCCCAGAGTTTTCAAGCAAAGAGCAAGATCCGCATCAACATCCAGCAACAAATTCAGTATCCCGCTCCAATAAATCATATCTCATAAATCCTTCCATCGCGCCTATCACCGAAGGCAAGAGTGTTTCATTCTCAAGCGATCTGAAAGATCCGGAAGACGATCCAGTATGCGATCCCAGCAGCTCCATTGCTGGTCGCAAAGAAGGGAACCTTGCTGTCGGTCATGGTGGTCTGCCTATCGGTAATAGGGAAGAAGTTAAAACTTCACCACTGTCGGTCAAGGCTACGCGCTTTCAGACAGCTTTTCCAGGCGCATACTCCCCTTTAGGTACCGTTAATGATTCGCGACCACACACTCCAAACTCACAGGCCAGCAATGTGGCTAAGGCTTCTCAAGTGGAAGTTCTGGCTCTGGCCAggccagaagaagaagcattAAAACAAAAtatgaaggagaagcttgAAGAAATGGACCGGCGACAGAAACACATAGAGCAATTATTGGAACGATTGCTTGGGCACTTTGAACGATGAAGTGATCATTCGCAAAACGCTACACAAGTTGTATAGATGAAAACTTCATCACACATTACGTGCAGGTTTGTTATGTTTTACGAAATCTTTCGAGGAATGACCGTTGCGGATTGGGACGCATGACCAGTAACGTGTCTGTATAGATTGACCATGAATTTTTGATATTATTGTGCAATGAGTAGACGTCGCTGTTGTTGACGTTGTACGAGTACTATTGCCGTTTTTACGTCCTACGTCGTAGCTGTGAGCTAAAGCAGTGCTAGTACCCGTAGTACAAATTGTGAGCAGCAAAATCAAGCACGATATATTCCTTCGGATAATTCAAAAAGGGCAGAGCAGTTACCATGCAAAGAGAGAAGTACCGTTGTAGAAAGCAAAGAGTACATAATAAGAAGCGCGAAATCATCAGCCCTCTTCTTAACAGCATGCGAACAGCAACTCTCTCGGCAtttccatcatcatcatcaccatcagcACCACTACAATCCGCCACCGTAGCAACGACTCTAGGTGCCCGTGCTTCAGCACTGCCATCTATTACTAAAGCCTCAGCCGCAACGCTGATCGCATTATTACCACCCATACAGCCTGTAATATGTAAAACGTGCAAGTGAGTAGTTAATAATAATTCACAGATGGAGTTGCTATCGGCCCGCGGGTATTGACATCAACAGGCGGCGGCATGGTTGCGGTCCGGTGTTCGGGTATTAAATAAGTACAACAAGAAGTTGAAGTGCGAAGTATGAACGTGATGCAGGTTATCGACGGACAGCGAGGCTCCCAGATGCCGACTGCAGCGGACACGCACGTGTTTCATGTAGATTTATCAGGCTTGATTTTCAGTTAGGCTATTAAGGCACTCCTTGGGGCCTCCATCGACCCCAAGCCCCATGTGGGCCCTCTGTTGTGGGGCATGTGGCGGCCCGGAATGGTCCGGCGGCAAGAGCGCCCGGCACGCCACGCATCGCCTTCTTGTTTCGACCGATAAGTTTTCTCCtacctcttttcctccctcttcgccCCTCATATCAGTATTAAGTATCTTTACACCGAGCCCTAACATCGGGCAATCTGTCAACTTGTAGACTGAAACTGGTCTTTGGGTTAtgcatcttccttctgcaCATAGTACTTATTTGTTATATCGTGATTTGTTTCCTTTTTCCGATGAACTAGCAATAATCGTGCCAgtaaagatgatgatgacggcGGCCTGTGACCAACTGTGATTAGCTTATGGAAAATCCTTGAGCTGAATAATAATTCTCCATCAGTGACATGATCATGACCACGGCAAAGGCTAGCGCTATGGTATTGCgcaaaagaagggatgtCGAATGGATGACTGTTAACGAGCCACTTTTgtgagagaaagaaagcgGTTAAAAAACAGACAGAAAGTGaagcttttcttcttgatgaacTAATATGATCGTAGTAGAGCTCAGAGTAAATCATAGGAGTTTGGGGTTAACGATACGAACATGTTATTACGCCGCACACCAGGTATGCATAACAGAGCTGCAACAGCAGTTTAGGCTTAAAACTCTTATTAGAGATATGATCGGAGTTAGCTTACCGCGATTACCCATCGGCTGCGTCACCAACACTCGTCTCGGACAGAAGATGAGCCGTCGAGCTTATTCGTAGCTTCCTCCGATTCTTTTATACTTTGAAAGGATCAGTATGTAGCCGCTATCAGCCTCAAACAATATTGCGGTTaatatacatatatatatgaaacctcttctccttccctaCGGACCACTGAAACGATATATACCCTTGAGCTTCAATGTCGCAGGATTACAAAGCAGACGAAAAAGAGGTGATTTCGCATTTCGAACATGTGGATACACAAAAGGAAGATCTAGAGGATGGACACAAGAGGCGAAAAGTCAATAACCAACTCGATGAGGCAGCCAAAATCTTAGAAGAGAGGGGGGAGATAGAATACACCATAGAGGACAGCAAAAGAGTGCTTCGTAAGATCGACATTTATGTGTGCATCGTAAGTATCATTTGTCTCGACGGCCTGCACCTTCAGTGACTGACAACAtactttttctttcaatTTCAGCCTATGTGCATGGTATGTATACATTCGAACTGCTCCATGTACCTCCTGGGGAAGCTGACATATGGCAGGTCTACATGTTGCAGCAGTTGGACAAGATGACTATTAGCCAGGCTGCTGTCTTTAACCTACAAGAGGAGACCAACCTTCAAGGTAGTGAATATTCGTGGCTTACCTCTTGTGTTTACGTGGCACAACTTATATTTCAACCTTTATCCTCCTATGCACTGGTAGTCTTCCCAGGTGAGACTTGCCGGGGACTTCCATGGAGCCAAATAAGGCTAACTACAAGACTGCGCAGTAAAATATTGGGTCATGTTCAACTTCATCTCATGGTCTATCGTAACCATATGTaccaccgccgccaccaACTTTACCGGTTTGCTCATTGCTCGTATTCTTCTGGGAGCGTTCGAAGCGACCATCTTGCCATCATTCGTTTTCATCAGTGGGTTCGAATACAAACTGTTCCGGATAAGTACTAATGGTGATATTCTAGCTCAAATGTGGTGGACTCGACGAGAACAGTCTTACAGGACTGTCGCCTGGCAAATTGCAAATTCATGTGCCGCCATTTTTGGTCCTTTGCTGGCCTTTGGTGTTGGTCACGTCAGTTCCGGTATCAAACCCTATCAAGGAATCTTTCTGTGTATGGGTGCCATTTCGCTTGCATGTTCACCTATTGTAAGAATCAGTCTTGAGTATCTTTGACGACCGCACGCTGAGCAGGCTGCTAGGTGTGGtggcttcttcccagcTCTCCTACTACCGCTCGCTTCCTCCGTAAAGGGGATGACCGTCATATTGCCTTGGACCGCCTTCGAGAGAATCAAATGGGTACTAAATCCTCAAAGTGGAAATGGAACCAGGTGTGGGAGACTTATCGAGATCCCAAAACCTACATGTGGGCTGCCATGTATTTTTGCACTGCTACTCCCTCCGGAGGAATTGGAGCTTTTAATGGGTTAATCCTTAAAGGATTTAATTTCAGCTCTTTTCAGGTGAGTCGATTACCTAGTCGAGAAATCATTCAAGGAGCTCACATACTGAGCAGACGACATTGATGTCTATTCCAACTGGGGCTATTGGCATTGTCACCCTTCTCATCGGTATCTGGCTCACAAACCGATACAAGACGCGTTGGGCCGTGTTGGTGATTATCACCCTTTTCCCTATCGGTGGTATCGCAGCGTTGTGTAATGTGCCTAGAGATAATACTGGGGGTCTGATGGCGTCCTTTTACATTGCATACCCTCTTGCGGGTATTCGTGAGTGGATGAATGTTACAGGTCTTACATGTGCTGATGACCCCCGCAGAACCTTTGTTGTACAGTTGGGCTGGTCTGAATGCAGCCGGAACGACAAAACGTGTGGTGGTATTCGCAACAATGTTTGTCTTCCAGTGCGCTGGCAATGTGAGTAGGGTGGATGATCCATTGGTACGAGAGGGTCTTACAACAGAATTAGATTGTAGGACCACAGTTATActtgaaggaagaagagcctTACTACCACACTGGGCTTTACTCAAACCTTGGATTCTACGCCGCTCTGGTTGTTCTCATGGTCTCCATGTCGTTCTACCTGCGATACCTTAACAAGCGTCAAGCCAAACGCCGTGCAGCCCTTGGTCTTCCagaggagctggaagacATGTCAATCATGACTACTGAGGAAGCACAACGATACAAGGTCAAGTTAGCTCAGCGGATGAAGGAGCATGGTTTGGATGAGGCGAAGCTGTACGAGAACGCGTTTGACGATATGACAGATATGGAGTAAGTTGCTTTTCGTGCCTGAGGAATTGGAACTAACCATGATGTTAGGAATCCGGCATTCATCTATGTATTGTAAACTAGAAGATTTGAACTTAGAAGCAACTTTTGATGATAATCTTCAGAGTAGAAAGTTGATCTTAGAAGCGGCCTCCTTCGTACCGCTATGTGCTATGTATCCGACTTCCAAATTGCGGCTGGGCTagagaggaaaaagagtaGATCTATCCGGCTAGAATTGCTGCACCTTTTGTTCGAAATGGTAGACAAATACAGATTGCATACTAATGTCCTTAGATTGAAAACTGCCCACCTCCTTACACTGACTGCACTAATTAATGACAAGCGACCTGTGATATTTATCAACTTGTTGACTGTCATAATGAACTAAACCTCATGTCAGTCGGGACACATTTCCGCGCTATTTGTAATCCGCTTCAGATTAAGGTATTGTGATACGAATTGTTATACAAAAGAACAAGGTAAGGATACCGGGTACGGCACGGCAGTCATTTGCCCCAAGAGAATTTCGATAATAGCAGCCAGGCACTTCTTATTCCTTGGTTCATGGCTATTCCAGCTCAACAGGCGGAGATACGAGGCATTTGGGTGGGCTACTTTATCCACTGtgacttcttctcttctccaccgaAGAGATATAGGATGATGAATGTAAAGGAGAGCGAATCTGATTGTATgatcaagaaaagaagtgATGGCGCATGATGTATGATGCAGGGATCttgatatatatattagGCAGTACAAGAGCTCTGAGCGTACATCGTGCCGAAGAACAATAAGGAATATGGGCAATAatgccgaagaacaaaaaagaaTAGAAAGGtacaaagaacaaaagagaaagacagGCACGCCGGGCTATCGCCGAATAGGGATGCGTAGGGCGGATACCCTCCACTTCACAGAATGAAGATCAAAAGAACGCGAGAGCGGCGGCTCAGAAAAAAGTAATACAAAGCAGTGATTGACGCCTTGACTGACGATCGAATATGAAAATATAGAATGTAGGTTTAAGCTAATCCTAGCTAGAGACCGCTGATGTTGTGTTCCTGAGAATAATTGACGAGCGAATGGACGAGATAGTTGACCATACATCACTCAACTGCATGGCCGAGTGTGCAAGCATGTAACAGCGACTCATCTTTATGCCGACCTCAATCgatcatcgtcttcttcagcatctCCCCGACTATCAACGCTGTAGTGCTCTGGTCCAATACTGCTGCATCGCTTCATGCGTTGCCCTATTGCTTCTTGCACTTTATCAATCAGTAAAATTAATCCCGATCAACCTCATCATTATATGACCACCATTATACTCCTTGAATTCGAGCCGCTCACCGAAACGGGACTGCTGCTGATCACCTGTCACCTGCCTTATCACCTGACGACGTCCATGGTAGCGCCATTGCCATCCGGCACTTTTCCACGTCTTGGAGTACAGTACTAACTGTATGTATCAGCCAAGCGGCCCGAATATGCCGCGGAAGGATGATGGACCGCCAAGCTTTGAAAAAGTATTTTGGGAACTTGCTGTCTATCAACGGTTTTTTTTGTCAGTCAACTGAACGGTATCAAGGTGTATACATGAGCCGTAGCCCTTCGAATATAAGGAGCTCAGATGGCCTTATACATGGCAGTTATTCCCCCCGGCCTATTACACCCCATTCTTCTGACCCCACTCAAAACATGTCCCAGTAtttgaaggaagatgagaaggaagtcGTTGTACACCTAGAGAACGCCCCCCAGTCAGATATACAAGATCTTGAAAATGGCCACAATAAAAGAAGGGCAAACAATCAGGCAGATGAGGCTGCCAAGATCCTCGAAGATCGGGGTCCGATCGAGTACACGTTCGAAGACAACAAGAGAGTACTTCGCATGGTGGACATCTATGTTTGCATTGTGAGTGGTGGACTTACAGGCTAGCTTAATAGTTTTAGAGTCTGCTAGTGCTGACCTGTTTTGTGTAGCCCATGTGCATGGTAAGCATTGGTTGACGACTGGCATGACCATAAGTCTAACAACTGGGAAGGTCTACATGATTCAGCAGCTTGACAAAGGCGCTGTCAGCCAGGCTGCCGTTTTCGATTTGCGAGAAGAAACCAACTTACAGGGAAGCGAATATTCATGGCTGTCCTCCTGTGTCTATGTTTCACAACTCATATTCCAGCCTTTGTCGTCTTATGCCCTGGTTGTATTTCCTGGTCAGTGCTAAAGAAATTAGTCTGAGATAGAGCATAATTGACCGTTGTCTAGTCAAATACTGGGTCATGTTCAATTTCATTGCTTGGTCCATTGTAACGATCTGCACCACGGCTGCCAAAAGCTTTGCTGGACTGCTGGTTGCTCGTATCTTGTTGGGAGCGTTTGAGGCCACCATTCTACCATCCTTCGTGTTCATCAGTAGGTCGAATGGCTTTCGCATAATGTGCACAACTCATCTGGCTGGGTAGCACAAATGTGGTGGACCCGTAGGGAACAATCTTATCGAACCGTCGCGTGGCAAGTAGCCAACTCTTGCGCAGCTATTCTCGGTCCTCTCTTAGCTTTTGGTGTTGGTCATGTCAACTCTGGAATCAAACCTTATCAAGGAATTTTCATCTGTATGGGTGCTCTGTCCCTTGCCTGTGTTCCAATTGTGAGCCTCGTCCAATGTACGGCAAAAATAGCAACTGCTTATTAGCTATCAGGTATGGTGGCTTCTCCCCAATTCTCCCACCACTGCTCGCTTCCTTCGTCATGGAGAGGATCGTTACATCGCTCTGGAACGTCTTCGGCAAAACCAGATGGGTACTAAGTCATCAACATGGAAGTGGAACCAGGTTCGAGAAACTTACCGAGACCCAAAGACTTACATGTGGGCAGCGATGTACTTGTGCACTGCTACACCTTCTGGTGGTATAGGTGCATTCAGTGGTTTGATTATCAAAGGCTTCAACTTTAACTCTTTTGAGGTAAAGCTATTAATCAATTACTTTGCCGATGATTATGATCTAACAGGGTGAATAGACGACCCTCATGTCCATTCCTACAGGCGTGATTGGCATTATCACTCTTATCATTGGTATCTGGCTCACTAATCGCATAAAAACTCGTTGGATCGTCCTTGTTATAATTACCCTTTTCCCCATTGCTGGTCTTGCAGCCCTTTGCAACGTTGATCGCTCCAATACGGCAGGTTTGATGGCCTCATTCTACATCGCGTATCCATTGGCAGGTATACGTGAGTTACTTAAATGACTGAGAAAGCGAAGGTAGTCACTCACAAGGGCTACGTCAGAGCCGCTTCTCTACAGTTGGGCTGGATTGAACGCTGCAGGAACTACAAAGCGAGTGGTAGTTTTCGCCACCATGTTTGTCTTCCAATGCACTGGTAACGTTAGTGACAACTTAAATCATGTGATAAGAGGTATAGAGGGCTGATGACGCATATCCTTCAGATCATTGGTCCACAGGTTCGTTGTCTTGATGTCGGAAGGTGGGAGACTAATGTCTTGTATGGCTAGGTTTATCTTGAGAGGGAAGCCCCTTACTACTACACCGGTATTTATGTAAACGTCGGTTGCTATTCAgccctcatcatcctcatggTGGCAATGTCCTTTTACCTTCGATTCCTCAATA encodes:
- a CDS encoding allantoate transporter, putative, whose product is MSQDYKADEKEVISHFEHVDTQKEDLEDGHKRRKVNNQLDEAAKILEERGEIEYTIEDSKRVLRKIDIYVCIPMCMVYMLQQLDKMTISQAAVFNLQEETNLQGSEYSWLTSCVYVAQLIFQPLSSYALVVFPVKYWVMFNFISWSIVTICTTAATNFTGLLIARILLGAFEATILPSFVFITQMWWTRREQSYRTVAWQIANSCAAIFGPLLAFGVGHVSSGIKPYQGIFLCMGAISLACSPIVWWLLPSSPTTARFLRKGDDRHIALDRLRENQMGTKSSKWKWNQVWETYRDPKTYMWAAMYFCTATPSGGIGAFNGLILKGFNFSSFQTTLMSIPTGAIGIVTLLIGIWLTNRYKTRWAVLVIITLFPIGGIAALCNVPRDNTGGLMASFYIAYPLAGIQPLLYSWAGLNAAGTTKRVVVFATMFVFQCAGNIVGPQLYLKEEEPYYHTGLYSNLGFYAALVVLMVSMSFYLRYLNKRQAKRRAALGLPEELEDMSIMTTEEAQRYKVKLAQRMKEHGLDEAKLYENAFDDMTDMENPAFIYVL